Proteins from a single region of Haloterrigena alkaliphila:
- a CDS encoding nucleoside phosphorylase yields MATQPHLLVDDGDLTDRALIPGDPGRVDRIADRCDESETIAQNREYKVVNATYGGQELTICSTGIGCPSAAIAVEELAAVGVENFIRVGTTGALQSEIEIGDMIVATGAAKNEGTSKRYEDVEYPAVPDYDVLSSLVDSAEANDEEVHVGPIVSDDAYYAETDEHVADWEDAGLLCVEMEAAAVFSLARRKGLRAGAICTVDGNLVEGTQKGTDTEDDELPDKAKNNVGRAIDISLEAVTRL; encoded by the coding sequence ATGGCAACGCAACCGCACCTGCTGGTCGACGACGGAGACCTGACCGATCGGGCGCTCATTCCGGGCGACCCCGGTCGCGTCGACCGCATCGCCGACCGCTGCGACGAGTCCGAGACGATCGCACAGAACCGAGAGTACAAGGTCGTCAACGCGACCTACGGGGGGCAGGAACTGACGATCTGCTCGACCGGGATCGGCTGTCCGTCTGCGGCCATCGCCGTCGAGGAACTAGCCGCGGTCGGCGTCGAGAACTTCATCCGCGTCGGGACGACCGGCGCGCTGCAGTCGGAGATCGAGATCGGCGACATGATCGTCGCCACCGGCGCCGCGAAGAACGAGGGAACCTCGAAGCGCTACGAGGACGTCGAGTACCCCGCCGTCCCGGACTACGACGTGCTCTCCTCGCTCGTCGATTCCGCGGAAGCTAACGACGAGGAGGTCCACGTCGGTCCCATCGTCTCCGACGACGCCTACTACGCCGAGACCGACGAACACGTCGCCGACTGGGAAGACGCGGGTCTGCTCTGCGTCGAGATGGAGGCCGCCGCCGTCTTCTCGCTGGCCCGCCGCAAGGGCCTGCGCGCCGGTGCGATCTGTACCGTCGACGGGAACCTCGTCGAGGGCACCCAGAAGGGCACCGACACCGAAGACGACGAACTCCCCGACAAGGCGAAGAACAACGTCGGCCGCGCGATCGACATCTCGCTCGAGGCCGTGACCCGACTGTAA
- a CDS encoding HalOD1 output domain-containing protein: MTERRISESHGCELKRRVQYERGRNEPPSIAAATALAEYYDEDASATTRQLYDYVDPDALDALFADTHAGRSRASGTVEFTVEGVTVTVTPDRVEVTPET; encoded by the coding sequence ATGACGGAACGAAGGATCAGCGAGTCCCATGGGTGCGAGCTCAAACGCCGCGTCCAGTACGAGAGAGGCAGGAATGAACCACCGAGTATCGCCGCCGCAACGGCGTTAGCAGAGTACTACGACGAGGATGCGAGTGCGACTACCAGACAGTTGTACGACTACGTCGATCCGGACGCCCTCGACGCCCTCTTCGCCGACACCCACGCCGGGCGGAGTCGGGCGTCGGGAACCGTCGAATTCACCGTCGAGGGGGTCACGGTGACGGTGACACCCGATCGGGTGGAGGTCACCCCGGAGACGTAA
- a CDS encoding carbohydrate kinase family protein: MPPTVLTAGHVNWDVTLRVDRLPVPDGEATIRSQRQSGGGSAANVAAALAGLEVETGLIGSVGDDDNGLLARRGLEEAGVSLSGLRVVEDAQTAVKYLLVDDSGEVSILGNDGVNEAVRPADVDADHVRSVDHVHLTSQHPETAARIASLAADAGITVSFDPGRRFGDREYDAVLAAADVLFLTEREAAALGESDGLDRRPADRIVAVTSGADGAELRTPEGTYTHPGFDVEAVDAAGAGDAFAAGFLATRLEGTDLEDALAYANACGALTASREGARNAPTAAEVDRFLSERDE, encoded by the coding sequence ATGCCCCCCACCGTACTCACCGCCGGCCACGTCAACTGGGACGTGACGCTGCGCGTCGACCGCCTCCCCGTCCCCGACGGCGAGGCGACGATCCGCTCCCAGCGCCAGTCCGGCGGCGGCAGCGCCGCCAACGTCGCCGCCGCGCTCGCCGGGCTCGAGGTCGAGACCGGCCTGATCGGCAGCGTCGGCGACGACGATAACGGGCTGCTCGCGAGACGGGGCCTCGAGGAGGCGGGCGTCTCGCTGTCGGGGCTTCGGGTCGTCGAGGACGCCCAGACGGCCGTCAAGTACCTCCTGGTCGACGACTCGGGAGAAGTCTCGATCCTCGGCAACGACGGCGTCAACGAGGCCGTCCGGCCGGCGGACGTCGACGCCGACCACGTCCGGTCGGTCGACCACGTCCACCTCACGAGCCAGCACCCCGAGACCGCCGCGAGGATCGCGTCGCTCGCGGCCGACGCCGGGATCACCGTCAGTTTCGACCCCGGCCGGCGGTTCGGCGACCGCGAGTACGACGCGGTGCTCGCGGCGGCCGACGTGCTGTTTCTCACCGAGCGAGAGGCCGCGGCGCTGGGCGAGTCCGACGGACTGGATCGCCGCCCGGCGGATCGAATCGTCGCCGTCACGTCAGGCGCCGACGGCGCGGAACTCCGAACCCCCGAGGGGACCTACACGCACCCCGGCTTCGACGTCGAGGCCGTCGACGCGGCCGGCGCCGGCGACGCGTTCGCGGCGGGCTTTCTCGCCACCCGACTCGAGGGCACTGACCTCGAGGACGCCCTCGCGTACGCGAACGCCTGCGGGGCGCTGACCGCGAGTCGAGAGGGGGCCCGGAACGCCCCGACGGCCGCGGAGGTCGACCGCTTTCTCAGCGAGCGGGACGAGTGA
- a CDS encoding DUF63 family protein, whose amino-acid sequence MVLPEGFALPPWYLLVPILVVLAGTVALLWALEPPVTDRTVLAFAPWMMLGSALHVLYQLSAYPDRFEILFATPTVYLITAIAAGLCWIVAIFLYAGGLQPTIPRFLGVAGTAFFTVFAMVIINAGWSQETFDLFWPVICVVVAGIVTAIAWVALSLWFTDVAATTSYTGALVVFGHAIDGVSTAVGYDVIGVAETVPLSALILEAGESLPTADYIGAGWLFILVKVVLALVILGLFKEFVDEAPRQARILLAGVAAVGLGPGIHNVLLFIAT is encoded by the coding sequence ATGGTATTACCCGAGGGGTTCGCCCTTCCACCGTGGTATCTCCTCGTCCCGATCCTCGTGGTGCTGGCGGGGACCGTCGCACTGCTGTGGGCCCTCGAGCCGCCGGTGACCGACCGGACAGTGCTGGCGTTCGCGCCGTGGATGATGCTCGGTTCGGCCCTTCACGTCCTCTATCAGCTGTCAGCCTACCCGGATCGTTTCGAGATACTGTTCGCGACGCCGACCGTCTATCTGATCACGGCGATCGCGGCGGGGCTCTGCTGGATCGTCGCGATATTCCTCTACGCCGGGGGGTTACAGCCGACCATCCCGCGTTTCCTCGGCGTCGCGGGGACGGCCTTTTTCACGGTCTTCGCGATGGTCATCATCAACGCCGGCTGGAGTCAGGAGACGTTCGACCTGTTCTGGCCCGTCATCTGCGTCGTCGTCGCCGGCATCGTCACCGCCATCGCCTGGGTCGCGCTCAGCCTCTGGTTCACCGACGTCGCCGCGACGACGAGTTACACCGGGGCGCTCGTGGTCTTCGGCCACGCCATCGACGGCGTCTCGACGGCCGTCGGCTACGACGTCATCGGCGTCGCCGAGACGGTCCCCCTCTCGGCGCTGATCCTCGAGGCCGGCGAGTCGCTGCCGACCGCCGACTACATCGGCGCCGGCTGGCTCTTCATCCTTGTGAAGGTCGTCCTCGCGCTGGTGATCCTCGGCCTCTTCAAGGAATTCGTCGACGAGGCGCCCCGTCAGGCGCGGATCCTGCTCGCCGGCGTCGCCGCGGTCGGACTCGGGCCGGGCATCCACAACGTCTTGCTCTTTATCGCCACCTAG
- a CDS encoding ribose 1,5-bisphosphate isomerase, which produces MDDPGRNVDPAVEATAADIAAMDVRGAATIADAAAGALATQADRSDAETPAAFRDQLREAAKTLYETRPTAVSLPNALRYVLRGMDGETVAELRASTIARAEEFQRDLAQAQSTLGAVGSNRLRDGDVVMTHCHSTDALACIEAALEDGTEIEAIVKETRPRKQGHITARQLREWGVPVTLIVDSAARRYLDRADHVLVGADSIAADGSVVNKVGTSGLAVTARERGVPVMVAAQTIKLHPDTMTGHTVEIEMRDEREVLADDERAEIAADDGRAEIAADDGDSTDDGLSVENPAFDVTPPRYVDAIVTERGQFPPESIVTLMRELFGETTGEPWER; this is translated from the coding sequence ATGGACGATCCTGGGAGAAACGTCGATCCGGCCGTCGAAGCCACCGCCGCGGACATCGCCGCGATGGACGTCCGCGGGGCGGCGACGATCGCCGACGCGGCCGCCGGCGCCCTCGCCACGCAGGCCGATCGCTCCGATGCCGAGACGCCCGCGGCCTTCCGGGATCAGTTGCGGGAAGCGGCGAAGACCCTCTACGAGACCCGTCCGACCGCGGTGAGCCTCCCGAACGCGCTCCGGTACGTCCTGCGCGGGATGGACGGCGAGACCGTCGCCGAACTGCGCGCCTCGACAATCGCCCGCGCCGAGGAGTTCCAGCGGGACCTCGCGCAGGCGCAGTCGACGCTCGGGGCGGTCGGCTCGAACCGGTTGCGCGACGGCGACGTCGTGATGACCCACTGCCACTCGACGGACGCGCTGGCCTGTATCGAGGCCGCCCTCGAGGACGGCACGGAGATCGAGGCGATCGTCAAGGAGACGCGGCCCCGGAAGCAGGGCCACATCACGGCCCGGCAGTTGCGCGAGTGGGGCGTTCCGGTGACGCTGATCGTCGACAGCGCGGCCCGCCGGTACCTGGATCGAGCCGACCACGTGCTGGTCGGCGCGGACAGCATCGCCGCCGACGGCAGCGTCGTCAACAAGGTCGGGACCAGCGGACTGGCGGTCACCGCCCGCGAGCGGGGCGTGCCGGTGATGGTCGCCGCCCAGACGATCAAACTCCACCCGGACACGATGACGGGCCACACCGTCGAAATCGAGATGCGCGACGAACGCGAGGTGCTCGCGGACGACGAGCGGGCCGAGATCGCGGCGGACGATGGACGGGCCGAGATCGCAGCGGACGACGGGGACTCCACCGACGACGGGCTCTCGGTCGAGAACCCCGCGTTCGACGTGACCCCGCCGCGCTACGTCGACGCGATCGTCACCGAGCGCGGTCAGTTCCCGCCGGAGAGTATCGTGACACTCATGCGAGAGCTGTTCGGCGAGACGACCGGCGAACCGTGGGAACGCTGA
- the deoC gene encoding deoxyribose-phosphate aldolase, which yields MNRSELAPLIDHTVLGPETAFADVCRVLDEAADHGMNACIPPFALEEAADYAPDVTLATVVGFPHGQNAADVKRREGVAAWKAGADELDVVLNVGRLQAGEDDVVRAELAEVVAAVPIPVKVIIETALLSEEEKHRACEAAEAADAAMVKTSTGFEDGGATVPDVELMSEYLPVKASGGVGSYDEAMAMVEAGAERIGASSGVAILEGAPE from the coding sequence ATGAACCGCAGCGAACTCGCGCCCCTGATCGATCACACCGTTCTCGGTCCCGAAACCGCGTTCGCCGACGTCTGCCGGGTACTCGACGAGGCCGCGGACCACGGGATGAACGCCTGCATCCCGCCGTTCGCCCTCGAGGAGGCCGCCGACTACGCGCCCGACGTCACGCTCGCGACGGTCGTCGGCTTCCCCCACGGGCAGAACGCGGCCGACGTGAAGCGACGCGAGGGCGTCGCCGCCTGGAAGGCCGGCGCCGACGAACTCGACGTGGTGCTCAACGTCGGCCGACTGCAGGCCGGCGAGGACGACGTCGTCAGAGCGGAACTCGCCGAAGTCGTCGCCGCGGTTCCGATCCCGGTGAAGGTGATCATCGAGACCGCGCTGCTCTCCGAGGAGGAAAAACACCGCGCCTGCGAGGCCGCGGAGGCAGCCGACGCGGCGATGGTCAAGACCTCGACCGGCTTCGAAGACGGCGGCGCCACGGTTCCGGACGTCGAACTCATGAGCGAGTATCTGCCCGTCAAGGCCAGCGGCGGCGTCGGCAGTTACGACGAGGCGATGGCGATGGTCGAGGCCGGCGCCGAGCGAATCGGTGCCTCGAGCGGCGTCGCGATCCTCGAGGGCGCGCCGGAATAA